A window of Roseiflexus castenholzii DSM 13941 genomic DNA:
TGCAGCACAGTGCGGAAGTGCTCATCGACCAGTCCTTGCGCTTGCCCGCGCAATTTTTTCCCTAACTCAACCTGCTCGGCGCCCGGCATTGCCAGAAGCGCCTCGATCTGTGGCATCGTTTCGGGCATACCCGCCAGGATCGCGTGCCCGCGCTCGAGCAGGGCATCACGCGTTTCAGGCGCCAGTTTGTCGCTCCTGCCAACAGATTTGAGGAACGCTTCGAGCGCATCGCTCACCGCACTGATCCGTTCAGCCGGCGGCGCCTTGACCATTTGTTCATCGTAGGATTCGGCAAGCACCGCCAGGAAGCAACGCCCAACCCCTGCCGATGGCTCGATGACGAATGGCACAACGTGTCGTTTGCTCTCCGGATCGTAATATGTCAACCTCGCCGTACTCTCACGGTTCGGGTTGGCGCGCGCCGTCAGATTGAGTGTTTCCTGGTCACGGCTGTGCGAGCCAAGGTCGTAGTCGGTGCGACTGGCAATCCCCTCGACTTCCTCATACCCCAGGGTAGGGTAATGGTACATCAGATCGAACGTGCGTTTCGAGTAGTGCGCCAGTTCGTCGGGCGGCACGTCATAGATCCTGATCCGTGCGCGGGGAATGCCGATGCTCTCCCACCAGACGAGGCGGTCTTCCAGCCAGCGCTGATGCCATTCGTCCTCGGTTCCGGGCATCACGAAATACTCGATCTCCATCTGCTCGAACTCACGCACGCGGAAAAGGAAGTTGCGCGGGTTAATCTCGTTGCGGAACGCCTTGCCGACCTGTGCGATACCGAAGGGCAGTTTACGACTGCTGGTTGCAAGCACATTGCCGAAATTCACGAAAATGCCCTGAGCGGTTTCTGGGCGCAGATATGCGAACGAGTCGGCATCCGCCACCGGACCGACGGCCGTCTTGAACATCATGTTGAACGGTCGCGGCTCGGTCAGATTGGTCGATCCACAGTTCGGGCAGCGCCCCTTGATATGATCGGCGCGCCAGCGACTCTTGCAATCGCGGCAATCGACCAGCGGATCGTTGAACGTCTCTTCGTGCCCGGAGTAACGCCAGGTCAGGCGATTCATCAGAATCGCGGCGTCCAGCCCCTCCATATCATCGCGCTCATACACATTCGTGCGCCACCAGGAGGCAATAATATTATTCTTCAGTTCAACGCCGAGTGGTCCCCAATCGAAAACGCCCTGCAATCCGCCATAGATTTCCGAACTGGGAAACACAAAGCCACGCCGTTTGCAGAGCGACACCAACTGATCAAGAGTTGTTGCTGGCATACTGACGACTCCTGTTCAACAAAAAACCCAGGCGAACATCGTCGCCTGGGGACGCATTGCACTGCAACACGCGGTTCCACCCCAGTTACCGCTCTGCGGCTGACGCCCAATGCGGTCACTCGAAGACGATGCAGCTCCCCAGCGCCCTTCTTCGCCGTGCTGCCGCCGGGCTTACACCCTCCCCGGCTCGCTGCGCGCAGCGCGCGCGAGTACTCCTCTGGTTCCACGCCGCGTTCTTTACTTTTCTTCTGGCACGAGCGCCTGCTCGTCCCGCACACCGTTGACTTCGCTGGCGCGCGGGGCAGGATGTGCATGCGGTGTGTGCGACGACTCGTGATTGAGATGGGTATAGATTTGAGTGGTCGAAATCGATGTGTGCCCCAGCAACTCCTGCACCGCGCGCAGATCAAAACCGGCATTGAGCATATGCACGGCAAACGAATGCCGCAGCACGTGAGGCGTCAGATCGCTCAACCCCAATTCTTCGGCGTACTGCTTGAGTATCAACCAGAACCCCTGGCGCGTCAGGCGTTTGCCGCGATGGTTGAGGAACAGCGCTTCGGTTGACGACCCACTGCCGCGAGCCAGTTGATTGCGACTGATGTCGAAGTATTCTTCCAGCGCCGTTGCCGCCGACCCGTTGATCGGCAGGACGCGCACCCGCCCATTCTTGCCGATGCAACGCACTTCGTTCCGCTCCAGATCGACGTCGTTCACATTCAATGCCACCAATTCGCTCACGCGCACACCGGTAGCATAGAGCAATTCGAGCATCGCCTTATCGCGGATGCGCTCTGGCGTTGGCGAGCGCAACGGCAATTCCAGCAATTCATCGACCTGGCGCGGCGTCAGAGCGCGCGGCAGATCGCGATCAACCTTTGGCGAGTCGATACGCTCGGTAGGGTCGCGCTGCACAATCCCACGCCCGGTCAGAAACGTAAAGAACGACTTCACCGCAGCGACTCTGCGCGCCACAGTCGAGGAGGCGTATCGACGTTCACGAAGATCGATCAGAAACGCGAGCACATCATCGTGCGTTACATCGTGCCATGCGAACAGACGCCTCCCGTGCAGAAACTCACAAAACTGCTCCAGATCCGTGCGATACGCTGCTATCGTATTGGCGGAAAGATTGCGTTCATCCGCAAGATGGCGCAGAAACGCTTCGACCTGTTCGTTCATGAGTCTCTCCAGCGCACAGCATTCCCCCTGGCGCCCGGACTGCGCCAGACGCGCGTTTGCTCGGATATTGCCTTCAGCGGTAAACAGCGCACGACCGTGTAGCAGGACCATCAATGTCGGAATATGGTACCGCAGGGCGTCCTGCGTGTCAACCGATTACCGCCGTTTCAACATACTGCGCAAAGAATCGCTCCAGATGATCGCGCGCCTCGGCGACGCCGGACGAATGGTGGATAGCGCTCCGCAATGCTGCGGCGCCGGGCAACTCAATACCAAACTGCCCGATAAGTTGTTTCAATTTGTTCAGCGCAAGCCGCTCTGGCAACGCTTCGTGGCACATGTCCAAGTAGTGCATCAAAAACTCGTACTTGTCGGAAGGGGTGACCACCATCGGCTGCGTTCCCGCGCGCAATTGAGCAATTTGACGAAAGATCCATGGATTGTGCATCGCCGCCCGTCCGATCATCACGCCATCGGCGCCACTCTCGCGCAGGCGTCGTAGTGCATCGGCTGCGTCGCGCACATCACCCGATCCAATAACGGGAATGCGCACAGCGCGTTTGACGTCAGCAACGCGACGCCAATCGGCGACGCCACTGTACCCCTGCGCGCGCGTGCGCGGATGCAGCGCCAGCGCCGCAACACCGACCTGCTCCGCCATTTTTGCGGTATCCAGATAGTTCAGGTTCTCGTCGTCCCAGCCAGCGCGAAACTTGAGTGTTACCGGAATCTGCACTGCGGCGCACACCGCTTTGAGCAACCGTTCCATTTTCGGCAGATCGCGCAGGAGCGCCGAGCCATGCCCGCCGCCCGTCACTTTGGGCGAAGGACAACCGCAGTTGATATCGAGGATGTCTGCGCCCAACGCTTCGACGACGCGCGCAGCCGCCGCAACCAGGTCCGGCTCGCTGCCGCTCAACTGCATTGCAATCGGGCGTTCTTCCGGCAAATAATCGAGTTGGCGATGGCGGCTGCGCGCGCGCGGGCTGACTGCTGAGGCATTGGTCATTTCGCTGCACACCAGACCGCACCCGCCCAGGCTCAGAATCATGCGGCGAAAGATGCTGTCGGTGACGCCAACCATCGGCGCAAGCACGATGTTGGGCTGAATTGTTATCGCCCCGATGTGATACTGTGTCGGAAGGTCATCGTACATACGTCTGTGCACTATCTTTTTCGTAGCACTTGTTTGAATTATACCAGAGTTATGCTCATCGGCGTGCCGCGCGTCACATCAGTTCGCCGCTCAGACCGATGCCGATCAACTGTGCGCATGAATTCCGTTCTCGCCCTCGCAGGCGGGCTTCGCTTTTGTAGCCCGCAAGGTGCGACGGCAACACCACCAACTTGACAATTCTCCAATCCTGGCTACAATCGCACCCTATATAATGTGACACTCTTTCGTGCACGATATCGTCTCGCGCTATGGTTTGCGCTTCATACGCTGCGCCGGTCATTGCCTGCACAGTCCGTTCGCGTCCTGTTGCACACGACAGTATGCGCCGCATCAAGCCGTGTGAACGTAAGGAGAATGGATGTTATCAACTCAACGCTTGTTGATGGTTGCTGCGCTTGTCGCTATCTTCGCATCGTTTCCGCTTGTCGATCAAGCCCACGCTGAAGAGACGTCTCCGTCTCCTTCTTCAGACTCTCCCTTTGCAACCTCACCGATCGCTCCGACGTATCGGGTGTTCGCCACGCGCCAGGGGCGCGTCGGTCGCCGCACTGCCAATGGGCACATCATTCAACCACGCGACCGGTTCGTGGCGCTTCCGTCGTGGAGCGCGCTTTCGAGCCGTGGTGGATCGGAGTATCAGGTGCGCGTCACCTATCGCAACCGCAGCGTCGTGTTGCCGGTGTGGGACGTCGGTCCGTGGAACACGCGCGATGATTACTGGTCACCGAATCGACAGTATGGCGACCTTCCTGTCGGACTGCCAATGGCGCAAGCCGCGCGCCAGCAGGGGTACAACAACGGACGCGATGAGTTTGGGCGCCGTATCCGTCAACCGAACGGCATCGATATTGCCGATGGCGCGTTCTGGGATGATCTTGGTATGGTCGATAGCGATTGGGTCGAGGTGACGTTTTTGTGGCTCGGCGCCGACCCGTTCGTTGCATCAGATGATGCCTCCTCAACGACTGATCGCGCGGCGGTCGAACCGGAGGCGATTGTCGTGGATGATGGCACTTCAGAATACGCTGCAACCCATGGAAGAAACTGGCAACACGCCGACTGCGGATTCGGCGGCGGACACGCCTGGAGTTACGACACGCCGCAGGCAACGGTGCGCTCTCAGCACCGCGCCGTCTGGTCGCCCGATCTCCCAGGAGAAGGCTTCTACGAGGTCATGGCATTCATTCCAACATGCGGTCCAACACCGACGAGCCGGGCGCAGTATTCGGTGGTGCATAGCGGCGCGGTGTCTGATGTGGTTATTGATCAGGGCGCAGCATCCGGTGGATGGGTCTCGCTCGGGGTCTTCCACATGGGACCCGGTAGTTCGGTGACGCTGACCAATCAGACCGGCGCCGATGGTCGCGCGGTGCATTTTGATGCGCTTAAGTGGGTTCCGCGCAACGACCAGGCGCCACCGGACGCTTCGGTGATTGAGGCGACGCTCCTGCCCGAAGGCGGCATTCTGGTGCGCTGGGATGGACAGGACGACGTCAGCGGCATTGCGTCGTTCGATGTGCAGGTGCGTCGCGCCCCCGACGGCGAATGGATCGATTGGCGTAGTCGGGCGACCGATCGGGAAGCGCTCTTCGTTCCCTCTGAGCCGGGCGCCTATGCCTTCCGCGCTCGCGCCCGCGATTGGACCGGCAAAGAACAGCCCTGGCCCGATCTGGATGATGTTCAGATCGTTGTGCCATAGTTATTTCTTGATCCGAATGTCGCCGCTCGTCGTCGCAATATTGAGCGCATAGGTGCCATCGCCAATGGTCGCGCGCCATTCACGTGGCGCATCTTTCTCGCGCGCGCCTGGCGCCTCAACGTCGCCGCTCACGGTTCTGAGAACCAGGAGATAGCCGGTCTTCGAGGGAAGTTTCACGCTCACGTCGCCAGATACGCTCGTGATGTCGAAGTTGCTAGAGAGCGCGCCATCGGCGCTGACTCTCCCGCTCGTCGTTTGCAGGCGTACCGGACCTCCCACGATGTCGCGCACCTTGATCTTGCCGGAGATGGTCGTTACCGCAAGCGAGCCGTTGATGCCGCCGAGATCGACGTCGCCGCTGGCAGTCCCGACTCTGGCGCTTGAGACCCGCCCATAACGCAGGGTGACTTTGCCACTGACAGTATTGACCGTCAGAGCGCCGCCGATGCCGTCGAGACGGACATCACCGCTGGTCGTGCTGACCGTTGTATCGCCTTCGATGGCTTTTATCCGCACATCGCCGCTGATGGTCGTCACACGCACCTCTGCCGTAGCCGGCGCCGTAATCTCATAGCGCAGCCTGCCACAGAACAGCCAGCAACTGGACTGGTGAGCAACCTGCACGGTGTCGCCATTGGTGCGCACTGCGGCATTGACGTCGCCTATCGACCACCCAACCTGCTGCGCCTGAACGCGAAACTCAGGGCGATCCCAGCGTATAATGGTGACATCGGCATTCCCTGCGTCGATCTCGATCCGCCGACCGCCGACGATCTGATCGATCAGGGTTCGACTGCCGGGAGATATGAGATCACCTGCAAATTGAACCAGGAGCCACGCCAATCCGAGCGTCAGCAATATCCATCCTGCAATCAGGGCGCCGTTTCGCCGCTGATAGTGCGGTTCAGTTGGCAGGTGCGACGACGGTGGCGCATCATGTGGTGAGGACGAAAGATTTCTGGTCGTGTACCGTTCGTGGTTTGGCGCATCCATCGCATCCTCCGGGTCGTACAAGTGCGACGCTGTCTGCTACGACGCTCATGAGGAAGCGCAGGTTGCGTCCCACACTACGTCTTGATGAGGCGTGCCGATGCCGTTGCTGATCGACGGACATAACCTGATCGCACAGATGCCCGGCATGCATCTGTCCGACGCCGATGACGAAGCTCAGCTTGTGTTGCTCCTGAGGCGATATGCAGCGCTGCGACGCGGGCGCACGATCATTGTGGTGTTCGATCACGGCGTCTACGGGCATCCCCAGTATCTCGACGGCTACGGCGTCACCTGTTGCTTTGCGCGTTCGCCACAGGATGCCGACGCCCACCTGATCCGGCGCATCAACGCCATTGACCGTCCGCGCGCGTGGACAGTCGTCACTGCCGATCGTCGGATAGCGCAGGCGGCTATGACCCGTGGCATCAAGGTCGTCGACTCACGCACCTTTGCTCAGACATTGCTCCAGAGTGCGAATCCGCCCCGACGTCAGCAGCGTGTAGACACCGAGAAACCAGAACAGGCGGATCATTCAGAAGTCGAAGAGTGGCTGCGCCTGTTCGGGGAGAAAGAAGGAGAGCATCTCTCGTAGGCGGCGCAACGGTCACTGTTGACACCGCACCACCGTCTGCACCGTATCGGTATGATAGACATAGAGGTCATTCCCGACAACAAGGGTAATCCGATATCCTGGCGTGACGACCTGCTGGTAGGTCATACCAGGTTGGGGACAACCGAGGCTGGCATCGCTCCAGTATGTTGGATCAGCCATGACAACCTGTATCTGATCGACCGAGATCTCCAATTCTTCCGCCAATTTCTGGCGCGCCAGATCGCTCATCGCCTTCATCGTCGCTTCGTTGATCTCACTGGTCGGTTCGGGCGTCACCTGGTCCGGCGCGGGGTATGCGCCATCCGTCGGCGCCGGATACGGTGACAGGACGGGAGCCGTAGGCATTTCGATAACGGTAATCGTACTTGTCGGTTCCTGAGTCGCCGGCGCGGTCGGCTGCGCGACTGAGGGAGTTCGGCTGCACGCGGACAGCACGATTGCCGCCATCGCACCCCAGACGATGATTAACTTGCGCATTGCTGCCTCCCTGATACAATGGCAACAACCGGCAATGCCGGTCGTTCTATGATACGACCTGAAGATAACGCTCACGCGCCGGTGTTCGAGCAATTCCGGCGCTATGGAATAGACGCTGTGATTATGCTGTCTGTTCCATCGCTCTTGCCGTGACATTCTACACGACTATGACCATGCTATCTTTTGCTATTGAAACCGCACGATGCGCCGGCGCACTCCTGCTCGACGGGCTTGCACGCCGCCGCACGATGGAATTGAAGAGCGCCTACGAAGTCGTGACCGAAATAGACCGGGACAGTGAGGCATTGATCGTCGCTGCTATCCGCCGCACCTTCCCCGATCATGCCATTCTTGCCGAGGAAGGAGGACGGGTGGAGCGGGAGTCGCCCTTCCTCTGGCTCATCGATCCACTCGATGGCACGAACAATTATGCGCACGGGTTTCCTTTTTTTTCGATTTCCATCGCTTTGATGGAGAACGATACGCTCCTCCTCGGCGTGGTGTTCGATCCGTTGCGAAACGAACTCTTCTCTGCCGAACGCGGCGCGGGGGCATGGTGCAACGAGCAGCGCCTGCGCGTGTCCGCAACGCCAACCCTCGCATCATCGCTGGTCTCGACAGGGTTCCCCTACGATTATGCGACAACCGCCGACAACAACACCCGGCAATTCACCCGCCTCCAGGCGCGCACGCAGGGGGTTCGGCGCGCCGGCTCTGCGGCGCTCGACCTGGCATATGTGGCAGCGGGGCGGCTCGATGCACACTGGGAGCTGCGCCTGAAACCGTGGGATACGGCGGCTGGCGCGTTACTCGTGCTGGAAGCCGGCGGGCGCCTGTCCGATTGGCGTGGAGCGCCCTGGAATCCCTGGAACGACCGACTGGTTGCATCCAATGGTCGCATCCACGATGAGTTGATCGCGGCGCTTGCCGAATAGCAGACACGGCTTATGGCGTACTACGTCGAAGAGCGGATTTCTGGAACAGCCATCGGACCACGACGCCCCGTTATCAACGAGTACTTTCTATCGTCGTATACGATGGCCATCTACGGCGGCTGCGAGTTTGGCTGTCCATACTGCGACGGATGGGCAGTTCAACAGCGTCCGCTCAACGAGCGCGTGCGCGTACCTGTCGATCTGCCGGAATGCGTTCAGCGCGATCTCGATGGGTTGGACCGCGGCGATCTGGTCGGAATCACCGCGTTGAGCGATCCATATCAGCCCGCCGAACTCACGTATCGCCTCACACGCCAGACTCTACGCACATTCGCGGAACACAACCAACCAGTGTTGATCCTTACCAAAAGCCCGACGGTTGTAGAAGACCTTGCAATCCTGGAACGCATCCATGCGACCAGTCTGGCGATTGTCATGTTCACGCTGCTCACGACCGATTCGCATCTGGCAGAAAAGATCGAGGATCGCACGCCAGCCCCTGCCTTGCGTCTCGATGCCATCGCAACCCTTAAACGTGCTGGCATCCCCGTCGGCGTGGCGCTTATGCCCGTGCTGCCCTATGTCAACGATACCGACCTGATCCTTCACACAACGCTCAATGCCATTGCCGACGCTGGCGCTGATTTTGTCGTCTGGGATTATCTGCTCATTCCAGATGAGCGCCACCGCGGGCGAGTCAACGATATGCTGGCGCGTATTGGCCGCTATCCGCCTTCCTATTACCGCGACCTGTACCGTGGTCGTGCGCTGCCCGACCTGACCTATCGCAACGAGCGCGATCAGGCGCTGCTGGAGCGGTGCGATGCGCTCAATCTGCCGGTGCGCGCTCCTCACGCGATCTACGCCGGTCGGCTACGTCCGCAGAACGAAGCTGCGCTGCTCCTGAAGCATACCGCATTCCGTGATAGTGTTCAGGGACGCGCGCACCTGGCACGCCAGGGATATGAACTCGCCGACCTGATCTACACCGGTCAGGCAACCGATGCGCAGTTGCGCGCCAGCCCATTGTACGATACGCTCAACGCCATTTTGTCGCGCTCGCGCGTGGCAGAGTCCTGATTGTGCTACAATGCGGCGCAACCAGAGGGAGGGGTGTATGCTGACCATCGAACAGGTGCTGGAATATCTGGAGCGCCGGATCGCCGAGCATCATCTTGCCGGCGACCGCCTGGCGCTCAAACGCGATCAGGACGTCGCCGGGTTTTTGATGGCTGCGGCGCGCGACTCAGGCGATAAGCACCTTGCGCTCCGTTTCCAGGTGCTTGCGGCGCGCGCCGCCGATCTGCGCGAGCAATTGGAACCTGACGCAACATCGTGAGAAGATGACCGCCGTTCAACGATGAACGCGAGGAAAAAGGATGCCAATCACCCTCGACGACATTCGCGCCGCGCGTGCAGCATTGCGCGGCATTATCATCGAAACGCCGTTACTCCCTGATGAGCGTCTCTCCCAGGAACTCAATGCATCGATCTGGCTCAAGGCGGAATGCACCCAACGAAGCGGATCGTTCAAGGTGCGCGGAGCCTATACGATGATCAGCCGTCTGCCTGACGCTGCGCGGCAACGCGGGGTTATCGCACCATCGGCAGGCAATCATGCGCAAGGGGTAGCCCTGGCAGCGCGGTTGCTGGGTTTGCCCGCAACGATTGTGATGCCTGAGCGCGCGCCGTTGACGAAAATCATAGCCACTCAACGCCTCGGCGCAGAGGTTATCCTGCACGGCGCGACCTTCGACGATGCACAGGCGTATGCCCGTCGTCTGGAGGCGGAACGTGGCATGGTCTACGTACCGGCGTTCGACCACGAACACATCATCATCGGTCAGGGGACGCTTGGACTGGAAATTGCCGAGGCGCTGCCCGATCTCAGCCTGATCATCGTTCCGATCGGCGGTGGCGGTCTGATCAGCGGAATTGCGCTGGCGCTCAGGGCGATCCTGCCCCACGTGCGTATCATCGGCGTGCAGTCCGCTGGCTGTGCTCCGGTGCCGCGATCACTTGCCGCCGGACGCCCTATCGCCGTTTCCAGCGCACACACGATTGCCGACGGCATCGCCGTCAAACGACCGGGAGCATTGACCCTTTCGATCATTCGTGATCTGGTCGATGAGGTGGTCACTGTCGATGATGACTCCATTGCACGCGCCATTGCGCACACGGTGCAGCACAATCGTCTGGTCGTCGAAGGAGCCGGCGCTGCCGGACTGGCAGCGTTGATCAGCGGGCAGGTGACGCCCCGCAGCGGGGAGACCGTGTGTGTGCCGCTGTGCGGCGGTAACATCGACAGCAACCTGTTGACCCGCGTGCTCGAACAGGTCGCCGTGCGGCAGGGGCGCTACCTGCTGCTCAAATCGACCCTCGAGGATCGCCCTGGCAACCTGGCGCCGCTCCTCGTGCGCGTTGCCGAGTCGGGCGCGAATGTTATCGATATTTTTCATCGCCGCGCCGTCTGGCTGGCGCCACTCGACCGGGTCGGCATCGAACTGGTGCTTGAGGTGCGCGATGAACAGCATGGCCAGCAGGTCATTCAGCACCTGAGCGCCTCCGGCTACCATGTAGAGCGCGAAGGCGTCGGTGGATGGCCCGAATAGTGAAAGGATGTTCAGCCATGATTATGTCTGGCAAGAAAGATGCCGTTCTGCACCATATCCAACTGATTGACATCCACGGAACCCGTTTCTATGACATCATCTTTGCTCACATCGATGCGCCCGACCAGGCGCGCCGTGCCCGGATCGGCGTGGACGACGCCTATCCTGATCCGCAGCCCGGCGATGCCATCAGCGTTTCTTATCTGATGAATGTGGTCACCGGCATTGCACGGCGGTAATGGAATGGTAATAGCGCTTCGATAGACTGCGTTCGACACGCACATGCCCGATTACCGCTGCATTCAGGAGCGTGCAGCGAGGAGGATAGAGGAATGAGTCAGCGGCGCACAGAGGCGTTTTTGTTGCGTCTGATCGTTGAAGACGACCAGGCGGACCCGGAGTTGTGGCACGGTCGGGTGCACCATGTCGGGAGCGGCGACGAGCAGGTGTTTCGCACCTTACAGGAAGCGCTGACATTCATTCGCTATCGTTGCGAACGTTCGCAGAAACGTCAGGTTCCCCTTGATGAACTGCCGCCACCATCCTCACGATAACCGCCCTGCCCGACTCTACCGGAGGTCGCGCAGCGTCTGGTAGAGCGCGGTCGTTTCGGGCAATGGCGTGATGCCCAATTCATTCTGTAACACACTAACGCACCGCGTATACAGGCGCAGCGCTGTGCTGCGCTCACCGAGCGCAGCGTGCGCGCGCATCAGCAGGCGGTACGCTTCTTCCTGGGTTTGATCGATCTCGATGACGCGCCATCCCAACCCTATCGCCTCGTGAACGGCGCCTTCCTCGAGGAGAAGCGCGCCCAGGCGAAGCGCCGCCTCGATGAATGCCAGCGCCAGCCGTTCACGTTCGACGACCGTCCAGTCTTCGTACATGGTATCCGGCAGATAGGGACCGCCATACAACTGAACCGCGCGCCGGTAGGCCGCGATGGCTGTGGCGCGCTGACCACGCTGATCGGCGTGGCGTCCTTCAGCAATCGCATCGACGAACTCAACAAC
This region includes:
- the xerD gene encoding site-specific tyrosine recombinase XerD is translated as MNEQVEAFLRHLADERNLSANTIAAYRTDLEQFCEFLHGRRLFAWHDVTHDDVLAFLIDLRERRYASSTVARRVAAVKSFFTFLTGRGIVQRDPTERIDSPKVDRDLPRALTPRQVDELLELPLRSPTPERIRDKAMLELLYATGVRVSELVALNVNDVDLERNEVRCIGKNGRVRVLPINGSAATALEEYFDISRNQLARGSGSSTEALFLNHRGKRLTRQGFWLILKQYAEELGLSDLTPHVLRHSFAVHMLNAGFDLRAVQELLGHTSISTTQIYTHLNHESSHTPHAHPAPRASEVNGVRDEQALVPEEK
- a CDS encoding golvesin C-terminal-like domain-containing protein produces the protein MLSTQRLLMVAALVAIFASFPLVDQAHAEETSPSPSSDSPFATSPIAPTYRVFATRQGRVGRRTANGHIIQPRDRFVALPSWSALSSRGGSEYQVRVTYRNRSVVLPVWDVGPWNTRDDYWSPNRQYGDLPVGLPMAQAARQQGYNNGRDEFGRRIRQPNGIDIADGAFWDDLGMVDSDWVEVTFLWLGADPFVASDDASSTTDRAAVEPEAIVVDDGTSEYAATHGRNWQHADCGFGGGHAWSYDTPQATVRSQHRAVWSPDLPGEGFYEVMAFIPTCGPTPTSRAQYSVVHSGAVSDVVIDQGAASGGWVSLGVFHMGPGSSVTLTNQTGADGRAVHFDALKWVPRNDQAPPDASVIEATLLPEGGILVRWDGQDDVSGIASFDVQVRRAPDGEWIDWRSRATDREALFVPSEPGAYAFRARARDWTGKEQPWPDLDDVQIVVP
- a CDS encoding SPL family radical SAM protein, with the translated sequence MAYYVEERISGTAIGPRRPVINEYFLSSYTMAIYGGCEFGCPYCDGWAVQQRPLNERVRVPVDLPECVQRDLDGLDRGDLVGITALSDPYQPAELTYRLTRQTLRTFAEHNQPVLILTKSPTVVEDLAILERIHATSLAIVMFTLLTTDSHLAEKIEDRTPAPALRLDAIATLKRAGIPVGVALMPVLPYVNDTDLILHTTLNAIADAGADFVVWDYLLIPDERHRGRVNDMLARIGRYPPSYYRDLYRGRALPDLTYRNERDQALLERCDALNLPVRAPHAIYAGRLRPQNEAALLLKHTAFRDSVQGRAHLARQGYELADLIYTGQATDAQLRASPLYDTLNAILSRSRVAES
- a CDS encoding NYN domain-containing protein — encoded protein: MPLLIDGHNLIAQMPGMHLSDADDEAQLVLLLRRYAALRRGRTIIVVFDHGVYGHPQYLDGYGVTCCFARSPQDADAHLIRRINAIDRPRAWTVVTADRRIAQAAMTRGIKVVDSRTFAQTLLQSANPPRRQQRVDTEKPEQADHSEVEEWLRLFGEKEGEHLS
- the dusB gene encoding tRNA dihydrouridine synthase DusB, encoding MYDDLPTQYHIGAITIQPNIVLAPMVGVTDSIFRRMILSLGGCGLVCSEMTNASAVSPRARSRHRQLDYLPEERPIAMQLSGSEPDLVAAAARVVEALGADILDINCGCPSPKVTGGGHGSALLRDLPKMERLLKAVCAAVQIPVTLKFRAGWDDENLNYLDTAKMAEQVGVAALALHPRTRAQGYSGVADWRRVADVKRAVRIPVIGSGDVRDAADALRRLRESGADGVMIGRAAMHNPWIFRQIAQLRAGTQPMVVTPSDKYEFLMHYLDMCHEALPERLALNKLKQLIGQFGIELPGAAALRSAIHHSSGVAEARDHLERFFAQYVETAVIG
- a CDS encoding DUF4097 family beta strand repeat-containing protein; translated protein: MDAPNHERYTTRNLSSSPHDAPPSSHLPTEPHYQRRNGALIAGWILLTLGLAWLLVQFAGDLISPGSRTLIDQIVGGRRIEIDAGNADVTIIRWDRPEFRVQAQQVGWSIGDVNAAVRTNGDTVQVAHQSSCWLFCGRLRYEITAPATAEVRVTTISGDVRIKAIEGDTTVSTTSGDVRLDGIGGALTVNTVSGKVTLRYGRVSSARVGTASGDVDLGGINGSLAVTTISGKIKVRDIVGGPVRLQTTSGRVSADGALSSNFDITSVSGDVSVKLPSKTGYLLVLRTVSGDVEAPGAREKDAPREWRATIGDGTYALNIATTSGDIRIKK
- a CDS encoding glycine--tRNA ligase, whose translation is MPATTLDQLVSLCKRRGFVFPSSEIYGGLQGVFDWGPLGVELKNNIIASWWRTNVYERDDMEGLDAAILMNRLTWRYSGHEETFNDPLVDCRDCKSRWRADHIKGRCPNCGSTNLTEPRPFNMMFKTAVGPVADADSFAYLRPETAQGIFVNFGNVLATSSRKLPFGIAQVGKAFRNEINPRNFLFRVREFEQMEIEYFVMPGTEDEWHQRWLEDRLVWWESIGIPRARIRIYDVPPDELAHYSKRTFDLMYHYPTLGYEEVEGIASRTDYDLGSHSRDQETLNLTARANPNRESTARLTYYDPESKRHVVPFVIEPSAGVGRCFLAVLAESYDEQMVKAPPAERISAVSDALEAFLKSVGRSDKLAPETRDALLERGHAILAGMPETMPQIEALLAMPGAEQVELGKKLRGQAQGLVDEHFRTVLHLKSHLAPVRVAVFPLKRNHEGLVAMARDLRRSIQVGSFFRTVYDDTGAIGKLYRRQDEIGTPYCVTVDFQSLGDGTVTVRNRDTMQQIRIPASEVRAYVSNPS
- the ilvA gene encoding threonine ammonia-lyase, giving the protein MPITLDDIRAARAALRGIIIETPLLPDERLSQELNASIWLKAECTQRSGSFKVRGAYTMISRLPDAARQRGVIAPSAGNHAQGVALAARLLGLPATIVMPERAPLTKIIATQRLGAEVILHGATFDDAQAYARRLEAERGMVYVPAFDHEHIIIGQGTLGLEIAEALPDLSLIIVPIGGGGLISGIALALRAILPHVRIIGVQSAGCAPVPRSLAAGRPIAVSSAHTIADGIAVKRPGALTLSIIRDLVDEVVTVDDDSIARAIAHTVQHNRLVVEGAGAAGLAALISGQVTPRSGETVCVPLCGGNIDSNLLTRVLEQVAVRQGRYLLLKSTLEDRPGNLAPLLVRVAESGANVIDIFHRRAVWLAPLDRVGIELVLEVRDEQHGQQVIQHLSASGYHVEREGVGGWPE
- a CDS encoding inositol monophosphatase family protein; the encoded protein is MLSFAIETARCAGALLLDGLARRRTMELKSAYEVVTEIDRDSEALIVAAIRRTFPDHAILAEEGGRVERESPFLWLIDPLDGTNNYAHGFPFFSISIALMENDTLLLGVVFDPLRNELFSAERGAGAWCNEQRLRVSATPTLASSLVSTGFPYDYATTADNNTRQFTRLQARTQGVRRAGSAALDLAYVAAGRLDAHWELRLKPWDTAAGALLVLEAGGRLSDWRGAPWNPWNDRLVASNGRIHDELIAALAE